The Bubalus kerabau isolate K-KA32 ecotype Philippines breed swamp buffalo chromosome X, PCC_UOA_SB_1v2, whole genome shotgun sequence genome has a segment encoding these proteins:
- the LOC129639432 gene encoding late histone H2B.L4-like: protein MRNGGSVMSQPSSDSYEEDVIAKETGTSETEPSETEIAKAETSKPELYDAEPKKAKQKTAKGRRRRRRHCHNDNFSSFATYFPRVLRQIHTGLSLSHDSVNILDSFVKDMFERIAEEAGRLARYKKRRTITHEDIERAVRLLLPGELCKYAITEATKSLIRYHTCR from the coding sequence ATGAGGAATGGCGGCTCTGTCATGTCCCAACCATCTTCTGACAGCTATGAGGAAGACGTGATCGCCAAAGAAACTGGCACCTCCGAAACTGAGCCCTCTGAAACGGAGATCGCGAAAGCCGAGACCTCCAAACCAGAGCTGTATGATGCGGAACCAAAAAAGGCAAAGCAGAAGACAGCTAAGGGCCGCCGTCGCCGTCGCCGGCACTGCCATAACGACAACTTCTCAAGTTTTGCTACCTATTTCCCTAGGGTGCTGAGGCAAATACATACAGGCCTGAGTCTTTCCCACGACTCCGTGAACATCCTGGATTCGTTTGTGAAAGATATGTTTGAGCGGATTGCCGAAGAGGCCGGGCGCCTGGCCCGCTACAAGAAGCGCCGCACCATCACGCATGAAGACATCGAGAGAGCTGTGCGTCTTCTGTTGCCTGGGGAGCTCTGCAAGTATGCCATAACCGAGGCCACCAAGTCGCTCATCCGATACCACACCTGCAGATGA